One window from the genome of Musa acuminata AAA Group cultivar baxijiao chromosome BXJ1-4, Cavendish_Baxijiao_AAA, whole genome shotgun sequence encodes:
- the LOC135649232 gene encoding transcription factor PAR2-like, producing the protein MDKKHDHRAMFSPERGHDGLVERSRRIKMAAEMGLARSSRGRHWSRALHRRLLRRKGATSGGSCGCKDEALTSSKAVEELGVGENEDDAVEVDARVHALQRLVPGGEELSVERLFEETADYIEALQGQVSAMRALACLLDELERDKRVVMGG; encoded by the coding sequence ATGGACAAGAAGCACGACCACCGCGCGATGTTCTCGCCCGAGCGCGGCCACGACGGCCTCGTGGAGAGGAGCAGGCGGATAAAGATGGCGGCCGAGATGGGCCTCGCCCGGTCCTCCCGTGGCCGCCACTGGAGCCGAGccctccaccgccgcctcctccgGAGGAAAGGAGCGACGAGCGGCGGCTCATGCGGGTGCAAGGACGAGGCGTTGACCTCCTCCAAGGCGGTCGAGGAGCTTGGGGTGGGAGAGAACGAGGACGACGCGGTGGAGGTCGACGCCCGGGTTCACGCTCTGCAGAGGCTGGTCCCCGGCGGCGAGGAGCTGAGCGTGGAGCGGCTGTTCGAGGAGACGGCCGACTACATCGAGGCGCTGCAGGGGCAGGTGAGTGCCATGAGGGCGCTTGCgtgcttgcttgatgagttggagCGGGACAAGAGGGTGGTGATGGGTGGGTGA